Proteins co-encoded in one Flavobacteriaceae bacterium MAR_2009_75 genomic window:
- a CDS encoding SSU ribosomal protein S5P: protein MYQKYKNVETVKPGGLDLKDRLVGIQRVTKVTKGGRAFGFSAIVVVGDENGVVGSGLGKSKEVATAIAKAIEDAKKNLIRIPLNKGTVPHEQKGKYGGARVYIQPASHGTGVIAGGAVRAVLESVGVQDVLSKSQGSSNPHNVVKATFDALLQLRDAGTVAKQRGVSLEKVFKG, encoded by the coding sequence ATGTACCAGAAATACAAGAACGTAGAGACTGTTAAACCTGGAGGTTTAGATTTAAAAGATAGATTGGTAGGTATACAGCGAGTTACCAAAGTGACCAAAGGTGGTAGAGCTTTTGGCTTTTCTGCCATAGTGGTCGTAGGTGATGAGAATGGTGTCGTGGGTAGCGGTTTAGGTAAATCTAAAGAGGTTGCAACCGCAATTGCAAAGGCTATAGAAGACGCCAAGAAAAACCTTATCCGTATTCCTTTGAACAAGGGTACTGTGCCTCATGAACAAAAAGGTAAATATGGTGGTGCTAGAGTTTACATTCAGCCAGCATCTCATGGTACCGGGGTAATTGCCGGTGGTGCCGTTCGTGCGGTATTGGAATCTGTAGGGGTTCAAGATGTACTTTCTAAGTCGCAAGGTTCATCTAACCCTCATAATGTTGTAAAAGCTACTTTTGATGCTTTATTACAGCTTAGGGATGCAGGTACTGTAGCAAAACAAAGAGGAGTTTCTTTAGAAAAGGTGTTTAAAGGATAA
- a CDS encoding LSU ribosomal protein L30P, translated as MAKKIQVKQLKSSIKKPQNQKRTLEALGLKKIGQVVEHEATANILGMIDKVKHLVSTQEA; from the coding sequence ATGGCTAAGAAAATACAGGTTAAACAACTAAAGAGCAGTATCAAGAAACCACAGAACCAAAAGCGAACTTTAGAAGCTTTGGGTTTAAAGAAAATCGGTCAGGTAGTAGAGCATGAAGCCACTGCCAACATACTTGGTATGATAGATAAAGTTAAACATTTGGTTTCCACACAGGAAGCTTAA
- a CDS encoding LSU ribosomal protein L15P translates to MNLSNLKPAEGSVNRAGKRVGRGQGSGKGGTATRGHKGAKSRSGYSKKIGFEGGQMPLQRRVPKFGFTNINRVAYKGVNLNKLQELVDNKIVKDTITVETLVENGLAKRKDLIKILGGGELKASLKVSVHKFTASAKAAIEAAGGEAINL, encoded by the coding sequence ATGAATTTAAGCAATCTTAAACCGGCAGAAGGTTCAGTAAACAGAGCAGGAAAAAGAGTGGGTAGAGGTCAAGGTTCCGGAAAAGGCGGAACAGCGACTCGAGGTCATAAAGGAGCTAAGTCTAGATCTGGATATTCTAAGAAAATTGGTTTCGAAGGTGGTCAGATGCCACTTCAGCGAAGAGTGCCCAAATTCGGTTTTACGAACATAAACCGTGTTGCGTACAAAGGAGTGAACTTGAATAAATTACAAGAGTTGGTCGACAACAAAATTGTTAAAGACACAATTACGGTTGAAACGCTTGTTGAAAACGGGTTGGCTAAAAGAAAAGATTTAATAAAAATATTGGGCGGTGGGGAACTTAAGGCTTCCCTTAAAGTATCCGTGCATAAATTTACGGCTAGTGCCAAAGCGGCAATTGAAGCTGCTGGTGGAGAAGCAATAAATTTATAA
- a CDS encoding protein translocase subunit secY/sec61 alpha, whose translation MKKFFETISNIWKIEELRNRILVTLGLLLVYRFGCQIVLPGIDSTQLAALASGTDQGIFGLLNAFTGGAFANASVFALGIMPYISASIVVQLMSIAIPYLQKLDKEGESGRKTKNQITRWLTIGICVVQAPAYLYGLEAFGVQDSAFLLGKGLDFMIPAVVILVTGCVFAMWLGEKITDKGIGNGISLLIMIGIIATMPQSFVQEFISRTTNNTGGLMFMLIEVIIWFLVILASVLLVMATRQIPVQYARRTASGGYEKNVMGSRQYIPLKLNASGVMPIIFAQAIMFAPSLIGKTFNDTAAGQWMEVQFQDIFGLAYNILFAVLIIIFTYFYTAITVPTNKMADDLKRSGGFIPGIRPGKETGDFLDKVMSLITLPGSVFLAVLAVLPAIVVKLMDIQAGWALFYGGTSLLIMVGVAIDTVQQVNAYLLNRHYDGLMKTGKNRKVA comes from the coding sequence ATGAAGAAATTTTTCGAGACCATATCCAACATTTGGAAGATAGAAGAACTGAGAAACCGCATATTGGTGACTCTAGGGTTATTGTTGGTTTACCGTTTTGGTTGCCAAATCGTTCTTCCGGGTATCGATTCAACACAATTAGCGGCATTGGCTTCAGGTACCGATCAAGGTATCTTCGGTCTTTTAAATGCTTTTACTGGTGGTGCTTTTGCTAACGCTTCGGTTTTTGCTTTAGGAATCATGCCGTACATATCTGCATCAATTGTGGTGCAATTGATGAGTATTGCAATACCTTATTTACAAAAACTTGACAAAGAGGGTGAAAGTGGAAGAAAGACCAAAAATCAGATTACACGTTGGTTGACTATCGGAATTTGTGTGGTTCAAGCGCCGGCCTATTTATACGGTCTTGAAGCCTTTGGTGTTCAAGATAGTGCCTTTTTATTGGGTAAAGGTCTTGATTTCATGATTCCGGCTGTGGTCATCTTGGTAACAGGTTGTGTTTTTGCAATGTGGCTTGGAGAGAAAATTACCGATAAAGGTATTGGTAATGGTATCTCACTTTTGATTATGATTGGAATTATTGCTACGATGCCTCAGTCATTCGTTCAAGAGTTCATTTCAAGAACGACCAATAACACCGGTGGATTAATGTTCATGTTGATTGAAGTTATCATTTGGTTCTTGGTAATTCTTGCAAGTGTTTTACTAGTCATGGCAACTCGTCAAATACCGGTACAATATGCAAGAAGAACGGCATCTGGTGGATATGAGAAAAATGTAATGGGTTCACGTCAGTACATTCCATTAAAACTGAATGCATCTGGTGTTATGCCTATTATCTTTGCTCAGGCAATTATGTTTGCTCCAAGTTTGATTGGTAAGACATTTAATGATACGGCAGCTGGCCAATGGATGGAAGTTCAGTTTCAAGATATCTTCGGATTGGCCTATAATATATTGTTCGCAGTACTGATTATTATATTCACATATTTCTACACGGCGATTACCGTTCCGACGAATAAAATGGCCGATGATTTGAAAAGAAGTGGAGGTTTTATACCAGGTATTCGACCAGGAAAAGAAACCGGTGATTTTTTAGATAAGGTAATGTCTTTGATAACGTTGCCAGGATCTGTATTTTTGGCCGTTTTAGCGGTATTACCGGCAATTGTAGTAAAATTAATGGATATTCAGGCAGGTTGGGCCTTGTTTTATGGTGGTACATCGCTATTGATTATGGTAGGTGTGGCTATCGATACGGTACAGCAGGTAAATGCTTATCTGTTGAATAGACATTATGACGGTTTGATGAAAACCGGTAAAAATAGAAAAGTAGCATAA
- a CDS encoding translation initiation factor 1 (bIF-1), with product MAKQAAIEQDGSIIEALSNAMFRVELENGHVVTAHISGKMRMHYIKLLPGDKVKLEMSPYDLTKARITYRY from the coding sequence ATGGCTAAGCAAGCAGCAATAGAACAAGATGGATCTATAATCGAAGCATTGTCGAATGCAATGTTCCGCGTAGAACTTGAGAATGGGCACGTAGTAACCGCGCACATTTCAGGTAAAATGCGTATGCATTACATCAAATTGCTTCCAGGTGATAAGGTTAAATTGGAAATGAGTCCCTATGACCTTACCAAAGCTAGAATTACTTATAGATATTAA
- a CDS encoding LSU ribosomal protein L36P (manually curated) — protein MKVRASVKKRSADCKIVRRKGRLYVINKKNPRFKQRQG, from the coding sequence ATGAAAGTAAGAGCATCAGTTAAGAAAAGAAGTGCCGACTGCAAGATTGTGCGCAGAAAGGGCAGGTTGTACGTAATCAACAAAAAGAATCCTAGATTTAAACAAAGACAAGGATAA
- a CDS encoding SSU ribosomal protein S13P — translation MARIAGIDIPKQKRGVIALTYIFGIGRSRSQEILEKANVSEDTKVSDWNDDEIGRIREAVSSYTIEGELRSETQLNIKRLMDIGCYRGIRHRSGLPLRGQRTKNNSRTRKGKRKTVANKKKATK, via the coding sequence ATGGCAAGAATTGCAGGTATAGATATACCAAAACAAAAGAGAGGTGTTATTGCCTTAACCTACATTTTCGGAATCGGGAGAAGTAGGTCCCAAGAGATTTTGGAGAAGGCCAATGTTAGTGAAGATACTAAGGTGTCTGATTGGAACGATGATGAAATTGGTCGCATCAGGGAAGCAGTTTCTTCTTATACTATTGAAGGTGAGCTTCGTTCAGAAACCCAATTGAATATCAAGCGTTTGATGGATATTGGTTGCTACCGAGGAATTCGTCACAGATCGGGTCTTCCATTACGTGGTCAACGTACAAAGAACAATTCTAGGACTAGAAAAGGAAAAAGAAAAACGGTCGCCAACAAGAAAAAGGCAACTAAATAA
- a CDS encoding SSU ribosomal protein S11P — protein sequence MAKSTSKAGAKAAKKRKVIVDSVGEAHVTASFNNIIISLTNKKGDVISWSSAGKMGFRGSKKNTPYAAQVAAEECAKTAHEAGLRKVKVYVKGPGNGRESAIRAVHNSGIEVTEIIDVTPMPHNGCRPPKRRRV from the coding sequence ATGGCAAAGTCAACTTCAAAGGCAGGTGCAAAAGCGGCGAAGAAACGTAAAGTTATCGTTGACTCAGTGGGTGAGGCTCACGTTACTGCATCTTTCAACAATATCATTATTTCCCTTACGAATAAAAAAGGAGATGTTATCTCTTGGTCTTCTGCAGGAAAAATGGGCTTTAGGGGTTCTAAAAAGAACACTCCCTATGCAGCTCAAGTAGCAGCTGAAGAATGTGCTAAAACTGCACATGAAGCAGGTCTTAGAAAAGTAAAGGTCTATGTAAAAGGGCCAGGTAATGGTAGAGAATCTGCTATAAGAGCCGTTCACAATTCTGGAATCGAGGTAACTGAAATTATTGATGTTACCCCAATGCCGCATAACGGTTGTAGACCTCCGAAAAGAAGAAGAGTATAA
- a CDS encoding SSU ribosomal protein S4P gives MARYTGPKSKIARKFGEAIFGDDKSFEKKNYPPGQHGNNRRRGKKSEYAVQLMEKQKAKYTYGILEKQFRNIFANAKRKEGVTGEILLQLCECRLDNVVYRMGIAPSRRGARQLVSHRHITVNGELVNIPSYTLKAGDVVGVREKSKSLQVVKDALDANSNVYEWMTWNSEKKEGTFVSVPERLQIPENIKEQLIVELYSK, from the coding sequence ATGGCAAGATATACAGGACCTAAAAGTAAAATCGCCCGTAAGTTTGGCGAAGCTATCTTCGGAGACGATAAGTCTTTCGAAAAAAAGAATTACCCTCCAGGACAACATGGTAACAACAGACGCCGAGGAAAAAAATCGGAGTATGCTGTTCAATTGATGGAAAAACAAAAAGCGAAATATACCTACGGTATTTTAGAAAAGCAATTTAGAAACATATTCGCGAACGCCAAGAGAAAAGAAGGTGTTACCGGTGAGATATTGTTACAATTGTGCGAATGTCGACTAGACAATGTAGTTTACCGCATGGGGATCGCTCCTTCAAGACGAGGTGCAAGACAATTAGTTTCGCACAGACATATTACTGTTAACGGCGAGTTGGTTAACATACCTTCATACACTTTGAAAGCAGGAGACGTTGTAGGTGTTCGTGAGAAATCTAAATCACTTCAAGTGGTAAAAGATGCTCTTGATGCCAATAGTAATGTTTATGAGTGGATGACTTGGAACTCTGAAAAGAAAGAAGGAACTTTTGTTTCTGTGCCTGAAAGATTACAGATTCCGGAGAATATCAAAGAACAATTAATTGTTGAGCTTTACTCTAAATAA
- a CDS encoding DNA-directed RNA polymerase subunit alpha, whose protein sequence is MALFNFQKPDKVIMIDSSDFEGKFEFRPLEPGYGLTVGNALRRVLLSSLEGHAITSVRIDGVEHEFSVISGVVEDVTEIILNLKQVRFKKQIDDSEAEVVSISVSGKEQLTAGDFQKFISGYQVLNPDLVICNMDPKVSINMEIVIDKGRGYVPAEENKKSNAALGSIAIDSIFTPIKNVKYSIENFRVEQKTDYEKLVFEIETDGSIHPKDALTEGAKVLIHHFMLFSDERITLEADEIAQTETYDEESLHMRQLLKTKLVDMDLSVRALNCLKAAEVDTLGDLVSFNKNDLMKFRNFGKKSLTELEELVINKGLSFGMDLSKYKLDKD, encoded by the coding sequence ATGGCATTATTTAATTTTCAGAAACCCGATAAAGTAATAATGATCGATTCTTCGGATTTCGAAGGAAAGTTCGAATTCCGTCCTTTGGAACCCGGTTATGGATTAACTGTTGGGAACGCATTAAGACGAGTATTGCTATCTTCTTTGGAAGGCCACGCTATTACTTCGGTCAGAATTGACGGTGTTGAGCACGAGTTTTCAGTTATTTCGGGTGTTGTTGAAGATGTTACCGAAATAATATTAAACTTAAAGCAGGTACGCTTTAAAAAACAAATTGACGATTCTGAGGCTGAGGTTGTTTCGATTTCAGTAAGCGGAAAAGAGCAATTGACCGCTGGTGATTTTCAGAAATTTATTTCCGGATATCAAGTATTGAACCCTGATTTGGTTATCTGTAACATGGATCCCAAGGTTAGCATCAATATGGAAATAGTCATCGATAAAGGTCGTGGCTATGTTCCTGCTGAAGAGAACAAAAAATCTAATGCGGCTTTAGGTAGCATAGCTATCGATTCTATCTTTACACCTATTAAAAATGTAAAGTACAGCATTGAAAACTTTCGTGTTGAGCAAAAGACCGATTATGAAAAGTTAGTTTTCGAAATTGAAACTGACGGATCTATTCATCCTAAAGATGCTTTGACCGAAGGTGCTAAGGTTTTGATACATCACTTCATGTTGTTCTCTGATGAGCGTATAACGCTAGAGGCAGATGAAATCGCTCAGACAGAAACTTACGACGAAGAGTCTTTGCACATGCGTCAGCTTTTGAAAACAAAGTTGGTCGATATGGATCTTTCCGTTCGTGCTTTGAATTGTTTGAAAGCCGCTGAGGTAGATACGTTAGGTGATTTGGTTTCTTTCAACAAGAACGATTTGATGAAGTTCAGAAACTTCGGTAAAAAATCATTGACTGAATTGGAAGAGTTGGTCATCAATAAAGGTCTTAGTTTTGGAATGGACCTTTCAAAATACAAATTAGATAAAGATTAA
- a CDS encoding LSU ribosomal protein L17P: MRHGKKVNHLGRKTAHRKAMLANMACSLIEHKRINTTVAKAKALKQFVEPLITKAKAENNITAEKGTHNRRIVFKNLRDKYAVTELFSAVAEKVADRPGGYTRIIKLGNRLGDNADMAMIELVDFNELYNAGKPKKKSTRRSRRGGKKEDEAKTETPPVAPAETAEAQADVENVTDDSEE, from the coding sequence ATGAGACACGGTAAAAAGGTCAATCATTTAGGAAGAAAAACAGCACATAGAAAAGCTATGTTGGCCAACATGGCCTGCTCCTTGATTGAACACAAAAGAATCAATACTACTGTAGCTAAAGCAAAAGCGCTTAAACAATTTGTAGAACCGTTGATTACTAAGGCAAAAGCAGAGAATAACATTACTGCCGAAAAAGGTACGCACAATCGTCGTATCGTATTCAAAAATTTACGTGATAAATATGCAGTAACTGAATTATTCAGTGCAGTAGCCGAGAAAGTTGCTGATAGACCTGGCGGTTATACCAGAATAATTAAGTTAGGTAACCGATTGGGTGATAACGCCGATATGGCCATGATTGAGTTGGTAGACTTTAATGAACTATACAACGCCGGTAAGCCTAAGAAGAAATCTACTCGAAGAAGTAGAAGAGGTGGTAAAAAAGAGGATGAGGCTAAGACCGAAACCCCTCCAGTAGCACCAGCTGAAACAGCGGAAGCTCAAGCTGATGTTGAAAATGTAACAGACGATTCTGAAGAATAA
- a CDS encoding carbamoyl-phosphate synthase small subunit, which translates to MKYRSKRKALVLLADGTIFYGKAVGDKEGTAFGEVCFNTGMTGYQEIFTDPSYFGQLMVTTNAHIGNYGTNEEEVESDSVKISGLICRNFSYEYSRELADKSLQQFLDDNQLFAVSDVDTRALVSYIRDNGAMNAVISTDVNNIEDLKKRLAEVPSMEGLELSSKVSTKEPYFVGDETSNFKIAALDIGIKKNILRNLVKRGAYVKVFPYNGTFEEMNSWGADAYFISNGPGDPEPLVDAIKAAKSMIASGKPVFGICLGHQIIALANGISTYKMHNGHRGINHPILNLISGKGEITSQNHGFAINREETEANKNVEITHVHLNDKTVAGIRMTDKDVFSVQYHPEASPGPHDADYLFDQFFDLIKNKSAQTV; encoded by the coding sequence ATGAAATATCGATCTAAAAGAAAAGCACTAGTATTATTAGCGGATGGTACCATTTTCTACGGGAAAGCTGTAGGTGATAAAGAAGGTACCGCTTTTGGTGAGGTCTGTTTTAATACGGGAATGACCGGTTACCAAGAAATTTTCACCGATCCATCATACTTTGGTCAATTAATGGTGACTACCAATGCTCATATTGGAAATTACGGTACCAATGAAGAAGAGGTTGAATCAGATTCAGTAAAAATTTCCGGATTAATCTGTAGAAATTTTAGTTATGAATATTCTAGAGAACTAGCCGATAAAAGTTTGCAACAGTTTCTAGATGATAACCAATTGTTTGCCGTATCAGATGTTGATACGCGTGCTTTGGTCAGTTATATTCGTGACAATGGGGCGATGAATGCTGTAATTTCTACTGATGTCAATAACATTGAAGATTTAAAAAAACGGTTAGCCGAAGTTCCTAGTATGGAGGGGCTCGAGCTTTCATCAAAGGTTTCTACTAAAGAGCCTTACTTTGTTGGTGATGAAACTTCCAATTTCAAGATAGCTGCTTTAGACATCGGAATTAAAAAGAACATTCTTAGAAATTTGGTCAAAAGGGGTGCTTATGTCAAGGTCTTCCCATACAATGGCACTTTTGAAGAGATGAATTCTTGGGGTGCAGATGCTTACTTTATTTCTAATGGTCCTGGCGATCCTGAGCCATTGGTTGATGCTATCAAGGCAGCAAAAAGTATGATTGCAAGTGGTAAACCGGTTTTCGGTATTTGCCTAGGTCATCAGATAATAGCGTTGGCAAACGGTATTTCAACTTACAAAATGCATAATGGCCATAGGGGAATCAATCACCCAATTTTAAATCTAATTAGTGGTAAAGGTGAAATTACTTCACAGAATCACGGTTTTGCGATTAATCGAGAAGAGACCGAAGCAAATAAAAATGTTGAAATAACTCATGTGCATTTGAACGATAAAACGGTCGCCGGTATTCGTATGACCGATAAAGATGTGTTTTCTGTTCAATATCACCCAGAAGCCAGCCCTGGGCCGCATGATGCAGATTACCTTTTTGATCAATTTTTTGACCTTATAAAAAATAAATCGGCACAAACGGTATAA
- a CDS encoding enolase: MSIILSVHARQILDSRGNPTVEVDVVTENGIMGRAAVPSGASTGEHEAVELRDGGDTFMGKGVSKAVENVNTSISEEILGMSVFEQNLIDQVMMDLDGTPNKSKLGANAILGVSLAVAKAAANELGLPLYRYVGGVSANTLPVPMMNIINGGSHSDAPIAFQEFMVMPVKAKSFSHAMQMGTEIFHNLKKVLHDRGLSTAVGDEGGFAPNLAGGTEDALDTIAKAVDQAGYDLGDDVMIALDCASAEFYVDGKYDYTKFEGDKGVVRSSEEQAEYLAELCAKYPIISIEDGMDENDWDGWKALTDKVGDKVQLVGDDLFVTNVERLSRGIENGIANSILIKVNQIGTLTETIAAVNMAKNAGYTSVMSHRSGETEDNTIADLAVALNTGQIKTGSASRSDRMAKYNQLLRIEEELGDTAYYPKEKAFKIK, translated from the coding sequence ATGAGTATTATATTAAGCGTACACGCAAGACAGATTTTAGATTCTAGGGGCAACCCGACCGTAGAAGTCGATGTAGTAACAGAAAATGGAATAATGGGCCGTGCTGCCGTTCCATCCGGGGCTTCTACAGGTGAGCATGAAGCGGTCGAATTACGTGACGGAGGAGATACCTTCATGGGTAAAGGTGTAAGTAAGGCCGTAGAAAACGTAAACACATCTATTTCAGAAGAAATTCTAGGGATGTCCGTTTTTGAACAGAACCTTATTGATCAAGTGATGATGGATCTTGATGGTACCCCGAATAAATCTAAATTAGGAGCAAATGCTATATTAGGTGTTTCATTGGCAGTGGCTAAAGCCGCAGCTAATGAATTAGGTTTGCCTTTGTATAGATATGTTGGTGGGGTAAGCGCAAATACTTTACCGGTTCCTATGATGAATATCATTAATGGAGGTTCTCACTCTGATGCCCCTATTGCTTTTCAAGAATTTATGGTAATGCCGGTAAAGGCGAAGAGTTTTTCCCATGCGATGCAAATGGGAACCGAGATTTTTCACAACTTGAAGAAAGTATTGCATGATAGAGGTTTGAGTACTGCTGTTGGAGATGAAGGTGGTTTTGCACCTAATTTGGCCGGTGGTACTGAAGACGCTCTAGATACTATTGCTAAAGCAGTTGATCAAGCAGGGTATGATTTAGGTGATGATGTTATGATTGCCTTAGACTGTGCTTCTGCAGAGTTTTATGTAGATGGTAAATACGATTATACAAAATTCGAAGGTGACAAAGGTGTAGTGAGATCTTCTGAGGAACAGGCTGAATATCTTGCAGAGCTTTGTGCAAAATATCCGATTATCTCTATTGAAGATGGTATGGATGAAAATGATTGGGACGGTTGGAAAGCCTTGACAGACAAAGTTGGTGATAAAGTACAATTGGTAGGTGATGACCTTTTTGTTACCAATGTTGAAAGATTATCGAGAGGTATTGAAAACGGAATTGCAAATTCAATTTTGATCAAGGTAAACCAAATAGGAACCCTTACAGAAACGATCGCAGCAGTAAACATGGCGAAAAATGCCGGGTATACTTCAGTTATGAGTCACCGTTCAGGGGAAACGGAAGATAATACAATAGCAGATTTGGCGGTAGCATTGAACACAGGTCAGATAAAGACGGGTTCTGCTTCTCGTTCAGACAGAATGGCAAAATATAACCAATTGCTTCGAATTGAGGAAGAATTGGGTGACACGGCTTACTATCCAAAAGAAAAAGCTTTTAAGATAAAGTAG
- a CDS encoding starch synthase, with protein sequence MNNFLFVAAENDAIADCKAGGMGDVVRDVPREIARRGDKVHVVVPAYSRLHLNGTFRTNLHFRMRGIDYTAELYAVAPKKEFENIIHYVIHHSEIKEGGIAHIYHDDPTEPFFNDFIKFIIFNTAVAEAVKMGAFGDLDIVHMHDWHSSAMLFLKTYHPEYTILKKMRYVYSIHNLAIQGIRPFYDNYASVHNYFPEIQLDHETLKDPRYQDCINLMAVGIRLADAVHTVSQAYKEDVLLPSARPEFVGGESLENDLRNAENEGRLFGILNASNYTNVRQAEKGLLYRNTVKALFRWLQDESKKYKADFLAHTGEKIMEFVNNRPRFIVSSVARLTEQKFYFFMRSPESFEKILYRLQEVNGIFMLLGTGDPDYEQLFREMSYKHKNFIFTNGQSEDLIDSMYLETDLYFMPSLFEPCGISQMLAMRNGNPCLVHHTGGLKDTVEHMKTGFAFDGNTFNAKLDDMVAKFDEALNVWEHDQAKWKKIKANAKKMRFTWEKSLDEYYEKLYLL encoded by the coding sequence ATGAATAATTTTCTTTTTGTTGCTGCTGAAAACGATGCCATAGCTGATTGCAAGGCTGGTGGTATGGGTGATGTGGTTCGTGATGTGCCCCGCGAAATTGCTAGGCGAGGCGATAAGGTGCATGTAGTGGTTCCAGCTTATTCCCGATTACATCTCAACGGTACCTTTCGTACCAACTTGCATTTTAGAATGCGTGGTATTGACTATACAGCAGAACTTTATGCCGTAGCTCCAAAAAAAGAATTCGAAAATATCATTCATTATGTAATTCATCACTCTGAGATTAAAGAGGGGGGTATTGCACATATATATCATGACGATCCTACCGAGCCATTTTTTAATGATTTCATAAAATTCATCATATTCAATACGGCGGTTGCAGAGGCGGTCAAAATGGGCGCTTTTGGTGATTTAGATATTGTTCATATGCACGATTGGCATTCTAGTGCCATGTTGTTTTTAAAAACGTATCATCCTGAGTATACTATACTAAAGAAAATGCGATATGTGTACAGTATTCACAATTTGGCAATTCAGGGTATACGACCGTTTTATGATAACTACGCATCGGTACACAATTATTTTCCTGAAATTCAGCTCGATCATGAAACGTTAAAGGATCCGAGGTATCAAGATTGTATAAACTTAATGGCGGTGGGTATTCGTTTGGCTGATGCCGTTCATACGGTTTCCCAAGCTTACAAAGAAGATGTGTTGTTGCCTAGTGCGCGCCCTGAATTCGTTGGCGGTGAAAGTCTTGAGAACGATCTTCGAAATGCTGAAAATGAGGGAAGATTGTTCGGTATTCTCAATGCTTCCAATTATACGAATGTACGTCAGGCAGAGAAGGGTCTATTATATCGAAACACCGTTAAAGCTTTGTTCAGATGGTTGCAAGACGAATCAAAAAAATACAAAGCTGATTTCTTGGCCCATACCGGCGAGAAAATTATGGAGTTTGTCAATAATAGGCCAAGATTTATAGTGTCAAGTGTCGCTCGCCTAACTGAGCAAAAATTCTATTTTTTCATGAGATCTCCTGAATCCTTTGAGAAAATCTTGTATAGGCTCCAAGAAGTGAACGGAATTTTTATGCTATTGGGTACAGGAGACCCTGATTACGAGCAACTCTTTCGTGAGATGAGTTACAAGCATAAAAACTTTATTTTTACCAACGGTCAATCCGAAGACTTGATTGATAGCATGTACCTAGAGACTGACCTTTATTTTATGCCCAGTCTTTTTGAACCTTGTGGAATAAGTCAGATGTTGGCTATGAGAAACGGCAACCCATGTTTAGTGCATCATACAGGTGGGCTAAAAGATACCGTCGAACATATGAAAACCGGTTTTGCTTTTGATGGGAACACATTTAATGCGAAATTAGATGATATGGTCGCCAAATTCGATGAGGCTCTTAACGTCTGGGAGCATGACCAAGCCAAATGGAAAAAAATAAAGGCTAACGCCAAAAAAATGAGATTCACTTGGGAAAAATCGTTAGATGAATATTACGAAAAACTCTACTTGTTGTAA